A window of the Oncorhynchus keta strain PuntledgeMale-10-30-2019 chromosome 21, Oket_V2, whole genome shotgun sequence genome harbors these coding sequences:
- the traip gene encoding E3 ubiquitin-protein ligase TRAIP — protein MPIRAYCTICSDFFDHSRDVAAIHCGHTFHYECLLQWFQTAPNKTCPQCRKQVSTRHIINKLFFDIGGEGEGSSADPECLQNELDRMKAVLSTKERDWGDRLKMVEGLKETVDRQKKDLDIVRKEIGEKDMLCSVLRKQMKYLENQQSETQAAKEEARRLRTKMKTYESLDVVLQGQRAEVESMISDMGVGQAAMEELSIYCISLKKEYENLKGSLRYSNEMSEKLKREVFASNNKLQKATMEMNRTNDDMKAVQNDLTNADKEITSLKKKVEILQKTLSTPTRTNEALSRLVFESPAPVQLQQPRLHQPANSEDIDLNMTFDVTTPDLVDKRASQVPSKKMRLDPATLSSSPTKHRDSASFGSKAREEEVPMGTFFRNSILFRKKTFGSMLDPQRSKLGAVRSGYDGLGGRTKFFQPSPLSEIRPLMMKAKRKKVSRPAPAKISTCLTLDSYLE, from the exons ATGCCTATTCGTGCCTACTGTACCATCTGTTCAGATTTCTTCGATCACTCCAGAGATGTGGCTGCCATCCACTGTGGGCACACCTTCCACTATGAATG tcttcttcagtggtttcagacTGCCCCCAACAAGACATgtccacaatgtagaaaacag GTTAGCACCAGACACATTATCAACAAGTTGTTCTTTGACATtggtggtgaaggagagggatcCTCTGCGGATCCAGAGTGTTTGCAG AACGAGCTCGATAGAATGAAAGCTGTTTTAAGTACCAAAG agagagactggggggacAGACTGAAGATGGTAGAGGGCTTGAAGGAGACTGTGGACAGGCAGAAGAAAGACTTGGACATTGTTCGGAAGGAGATTGGCGAGAAAGATATGCTCTGCTCAGTTCTCAGG AAACAGATGAAATACCTGGAGAACCAGCAGAGTGAGACTCAGGCTGCTAAGGAGGAGGCCCGACGACTTAGGACCAAAATGAAAACATATGAGAG TCTGGATGTGGTGTTACAGGGTCAGAGGGCTGAGGTGGAATCCATGATCAGTGACATGGGTGTTGGCCAGGCTGCCATGGAGGAGCTCTCCATCTACTGCATCTCTCTCAAGAA AGAGTATGAGAACCTAAAAGGGAGCCTCAGATATTCAAATGAAATGTCTGAAAAGCTCAAAAGGGAGGTGTTTGCTTCAAACAACAAG TTGCAGAAAGCCACAATGGAGATGAACAGGACCAATGATGACATGAAAGCTGTCCAAAATGACTTGACCAACGCAGACAAAGAGATCACT AGTCTGAAGAAAAaagttgagattcttcaaaagacCCTGAGCACACCAACCCGCACTAACGAAGCCTTGAGCCGACTAGTCTTCGAGAG CCCTGCCCCAGTGCAGCTGCAACAGCCCCGTCTCCACCAGCCTGCCAACAGTGAGGACATTGACCTTAACATGACCTTTGACGTCACCACACCTGACCTGGTGGATAAGAGGGCGTCACAGGTCCCATCCAAAAAGATGCGTCTGGATCCAGCCAC GTTGTCGTCCTCACCAACCAAACACCGTGACAGCGCCTCGTTTGGAAGCAAG gccagagaggaggaggtgccAATGGGTACATTCTTCCGTAACTCCATTCTGTTCAGGAAGAAGACCTTTGGCAGCATGCTGGACCCCCAGAGGAGTAAACTGGGAGCT GTCAGAAGTGGTTATGATGGACTTGGAGGGAGAACCAAATTCTTCCAACCT TCTCCTTTGTCAGAGATTCGCCCGCTCATGATGAAGGCAAAGAGAAAAAAGGTTTCCCGACCAGCTCCTGCCAAGATCTCCACCTGTCTTACTCTGGACAGTTATCTGGAGTGA